In bacterium, the genomic stretch GAACGGGAGGCCCGCGCCTCCCGTTAAAAAGTCACCGGCGGATGATCCTAGGCCTTGATCGCGCCAACGGGCAGCACCGTGCGACCCTTGGCTTCGTTCAACACCTCGGCCGCCGCCAGGTAGAAGGCCGAGAGGCCGCAGAGGATGCCCTCGAAGCCGGCGATGCGGGTGATGAGGGCGATGCCGGTCCAGTCGCCGACGGCCAGCAGCCAGAACAGGATCGTCAGCGTCAGGAACACCGTCTGGAGGGCTCGGTTCTTCTTCCAGGTGCCCACCCACATGTAACAGGTGAAAAGCCCCCACAGGAAGAGGTAGCAGCCCATGAAGGCCGGGGAGAATCCGCCGGAGGGGGCGAAGAGCTTGATCGCCACCAGCGACATCCAGAAAAGGCCGTAGCTCAAGAACGCGGTGGTGCCGAAGGTGTTGCCGTTCTTGTACTCGAACACCCCGGCGAAGATCTGCGCCAGGCCGCCATAGAAGACACCCATCGCCAGAATGATCGTGGATGCCTGGTCGGCGGCGAAGAGCCCCGCGTTCTGCAGATTTAAGAGCACGGTGGTCATGCCGAAGCCCATCAGTCCCAGGGGTGCCGGGTTGGCTTTGATTTCGGCCATTGTCACTCCAGGGTTAGCGGTTGGGCCTGTCGGACCGGCTATGAGCCCCCGTTACCGACCAGGGGCGAAAGATCCGCGTTTGCATCGGGGGAAAGAACAGCGTAAATATTGACGGTATCGCCTTCCACATAGCGCCAACGCACCCAGCCGTGGTTGAAGTCCCGGTCCAGGATTTCGAGCCAGTCCCCATCGCGGTGCAGGAAATAGAATACCTCACCGGCGGCCAGCAGGGGGTGGGCGGCAACCTGTTCCGCCGAGGGGTCGGGATTGACGCGGAAGTTGACCCCTCCGTCCGCAGCCACCACCCCCCAGGGTTCCGCCATCCCGCTGAGGGCAATCGTGACGCCGTCCCCGGACTTCGGCTCCAACTTGGTAAACTCCCAGCAAACCATGAACTCGTCTGGTATCTCAGTTGCCGGGGTAAGTCCCTGTTCGGAGTACTGCCAGCGGCCGAAGAAATCCATGCCCTCACCGGCCCGGACCACGATCACTCCGCCGCCGATGGAACCCCGCCAGCCGCCGCCGGAATCCACCGGATAATACATCTCCTCCCACTGGCCATGTTTGGGCATGGCGTAATGCTGGAAATACCGGACATTGAGCCTCAGCTCTTCCCCGGCGGCGAAGGAGATATCGTAGCGCGCGTAGTCGGCGTAAGATTCGTACAGGTCGGCGTAGTCCTCGCCGGGGATGCGGAACTCCCGGCGAACCTCGTGATACACGGCGGCGGGCAGCCTCTCAACGCCTGTTCCCGTCTCGCGCTCCACATAGGCCAGGAAATCATAATCGTTGTGCTCGAGCAGTATCAGGAGATGCTCCTCGCTGTTCGCGCGGTAGGTTTCCTCGTCCCAATAATCCCAGCCCGTTCCTTCGGAGAGGGGGAAATACATCGGCACGGTCTGGGCCGCGCCGTGGTTGCGGAAGACGAACGCCCCCTCG encodes the following:
- a CDS encoding SH3 domain-containing protein, whose translation is MKRVLLLCAVMLTLPAAADSGWWQGYFPGPSSANPMGDDGLESVDYSHPDVELVRQDISISLQPLGASVEGAFVFRNHGAAQTVPMYFPLSEGTGWDYWDEETYRANSEEHLLILLEHNDYDFLAYVERETGTGVERLPAAVYHEVRREFRIPGEDYADLYESYADYARYDISFAAGEELRLNVRYFQHYAMPKHGQWEEMYYPVDSGGGWRGSIGGGVIVVRAGEGMDFFGRWQYSEQGLTPATEIPDEFMVCWEFTKLEPKSGDGVTIALSGMAEPWGVVAADGGVNFRVNPDPSAEQVAAHPLLAAGEVFYFLHRDGDWLEILDRDFNHGWVRWRYVEGDTVNIYAVLSPDANADLSPLVGNGGS
- a CDS encoding acetate uptake transporter yields the protein MTMAEIKANPAPLGLMGFGMTTVLLNLQNAGLFAADQASTIILAMGVFYGGLAQIFAGVFEYKNGNTFGTTAFLSYGLFWMSLVAIKLFAPSGGFSPAFMGCYLFLWGLFTCYMWVGTWKKNRALQTVFLTLTILFWLLAVGDWTGIALITRIAGFEGILCGLSAFYLAAAEVLNEAKGRTVLPVGAIKA